GTCAAGAGCCTGCTTGGGTAGGCTCGATGAAGGCTCGGGGTAGAATCTCGTGCTGATAACGTGTTGTGCAACTCCTGCCGGCTGGCCGGTCCCGAGGTTGCACACTAAGATCGTAGTcgaacacacacacaatcacGAAATACAGTAAAGTAGATGAACAGCATGAAGTAGAAAAGAACAAGAGCTCTTTATTAATTTATGATCTCAAATGTACGTAAAGGGGTAGCCTCGTCTCCTTTATATATGTTCAATGTATAAGAGGACACAACAAACTATTAAGTGGAAAAACGAGTCAACAAAGGACTGGGAGGCGCAGGACTCGGTGGCCACACCGCCCTGTCGTTGGTTCCTCGACATGTAGAACCGATTTGGTTTCTTCTTCCATTCCATGCCACGAGTCACAGGCAGAGCGGCCAGAGGGCGCTGTCCACCAAAGAAACGATTGCTTTCCACACAAGACACAATCTCTGGATGATTGTGTTTTTAATAAAGCCCGGCAGTGCCGCGTTTGACGCGGAACGGGAAAGAAATGGAGGGTGTTTGATGTTTCCTTTTTAAAGGCAGCAGATTAATTACGAAATGAAGACCTTCCTTTGTGAGGCAGCAGGTTTTACACCTGAGCAGCATTTGGGTCACCGGCCGAAAACCGAGTCTGCACCTGAGCCCCTGGCCGACAGTGGGGCCTAttctcagtttttttttttgaggccGGCCTATTCTCAGTTCTACAGCACATTTTGAATGCACAAATTTGCGATATGACCAATAATTAATGCAATAGTCTTTCATTTTCCCAAAGAATGTCCTGTCTACTAATTTGAAGGTTTAACTTTGAGTAACAATTAAACTAATAATGTGGGTCACGTGGTATAGAAATTATATCGTTTTGATTCGTATCTGAAAAAGAAGTTCAGTGATATAAAATTTATAACACGCAATCCATATAGTATtactacttcctctgtccaacaaaacatgtctcaaggttgttaaaatttggatgtatctaaacatgacttagtgtatagatgcattcaaatttgatcaaagttgagacatcctttgttggacggagggagtagtataattGAAGGTTGAAGTTAGACATAAAAATGTGTGAACGACATCCTTATGAAAAGTAGAAAATAATACTTAAATTATGTTACTATCTTCGTTCAACAATAGTCGGCATATTAGTTTGGCTTTGACCGACGCTCTAACCTAGAGTTGCTCCacaaatatataattatatggcATAAAACTGATATCATTGTattcgtattcaaaagtacttgcttatggttatgatttagATTCACAATAGTCCCATATAAATGAAGTAACTTTTGATCAAAACATTGGTCAACCGAAATCTAATATGCCCCTATAGTTGGTCTTTGTATTAAAGGGCGCTACTTCTACCTTTTTGCAAGCCCAAGGCCAGATGCCAGCGCTGCTAGTTTGTTTGGCATGCAACGAAATCATCATACATGTatcatccttcttcttctcaaaaataaaaagcatCCTTCTATGTAATTCATAACAtagacttttttttaaccaGGGTTCGTAACATCAGGTTCATATTCAGAAGCAACTTTGTTGTCATTGTTAATAAAATGTTATGCAAAAGATAAGAATATCTCCTGCAGCGCGCCTCATGCGAACCGTTTGCAGAACTTGAGTAGTGGCCTCAAGCCCACACTAGGCCCGTGCccgcaaggcccgattgttgTGTTTTGCGATGTAATTGTACCTGTTGACACTAGGGTATTAGATCTGGCATGACTGCCAAAGTACGATTTGCATCTCGAAGCCTAGAGAAGTCATTGAAACAAAATCCGGCCACGAGGCTGTTTAGCAAAACTACTGTGGACTCGTCGCGGTTGGACACGTCCAGAAAAATAATACGCTTAAAACCAAAGCGCCTAGGCACAGTAAGCAACAATTTCCAAACTTCCTTCAGCATAGACTACCAATAACAGTCTTACATCATAGCCTGCCTTGGAAGGAGGCACGAGCTTAAAGTTAGAAAGAACATAGCTCGCCAAAAGATCAGTTCTAATCTAGTAGGGTGACGACGCCGGGTGGATAGTTACTTAGGGAGGCTAATATATTGTTGTTACGAAACATCGGCTAATTCCCGGTGAACAAGCCGAAGCACCGAAAAAGAGAGGCGTCGTCACTCGTCACTACAGTGCTGGGCTGGGACAGGTCTCAGCTGGTGAGCGCTGTGagcatgccgccgccgctcttggaCGCAACCACGACCTCCCAGCCAGGCCCTTTGAGGGGAACAAGAGGGGTGGCATCGACGGCACCAGGAGGGCCTGTGAGATCACTGCGATCCATCACCTTCAGAAGGTCCTCATCGCTGATGTCCGTCTGGATCATCCTGTCTTCCTCATCCTGCTCGTTCCTGAGCAGCGCTAGCAGCTCCGCCTCCTGCATTTACGACAACACATCAGTGATCATCCCCAGTGTCTTGGGTTGCCCATTTGGTGTTTCATCTCTGATTTAGAAACAAAAATCTTTACTAACGGAGAAAATTTATTACATCTAAGGCGTTAGGCTTGGCTCTATCTTGTTGAAACTGCCCCTTCCCAATCACGACGTGCTCTAGCTTCAACTTTCCAAAAGCTTTCTTAATAATCCGTCCCTGCAAAAATGATGAGATAAGAGCACTGACGGAACAAAATATAACCAAGCAAGAGCCTGAAGGTCATCCAGCCATACCTCAACAGAATTGGATGTTGCCAGGCGATAAACATGCACCGGTTTTGTTTGACCAATCCGGTGGCATCGATCCATGGCCTGCAAATCAGCCTGAGGATTCTGCAAAGCAAAACTTTCAGTATATCAGTATACCGCAGCTATGGAATCTGCATGATGGCAAACATGGAGAGTGCACTACGAACTTTCCAGGTAGAAAATTACCCAGTCACTGTCATACAGTATACAGGTATCAGCAGAAGTAAGATTGATACCAAGACCGCCAGCACGTGTGCTTAGAATGAAGACATTCAAACTGCTGTTCAAGTCATTAAACTCTGCTATCTGCCATAGAGAAACAACAGACAGCCATTAATTATCTAACAGAAGAAGATCAGCAAGTAATACAAAGGAAAATTTATGGGTTAGATTAGCAGAGTCGCATGTAAGGCATATTTTGATAAAACATCAAATGGCAGTTGCTGTCCTCGCCAAATTGCGTTCTAACCAGTTTGGAGCAGGATATATCCAACTCCATTCATTTTTCACAACAATTAGAAAACACTTaaatcctactccctccgttccatatttcttgtctcaaatttgcccaaaaatggatgtatctattcctaaaaagtgtttagatacatgtaatatttcgacaagaattatggaacggagggagtagtttttttctttcactgAGATGCCTAATCCagattttttaatttaatgtTTCCTAATAAATTAAGGCCATATAGGTAAAAAGGCAGTACCCTTGAACCAACTCAGGTGCATGTGTTGTTGAATCATGATTAAGCTAACACAAATATGATAAGGTGGTTCAGGTTGGAATTTGCAACTCCATCCAATCTGGCAATAATTAGCTGCCAatctaggtttttttttctttgcaacTAGATATTACATTACGTACTTCCACGATTTCTTTATGTAATGCGTATTTTGATAACCTCAAATCAAGGACAGAACTAGTGCCATTGGATTTGTCTTCAAATGTTATTATTTTCAATAGTGATTTTATAACCATTAAGAAAATATCATACAACACATTTATGGTCAAAGCTTGTACAATTCAAGCCAATTTTCTGCTAGTTACAGCATCTTATATAAATTCAGGGACCACAATGTGGATGATAAATTTAACATGCTGTTGGGATATGAGAATCCCCAAGGAATATTAAATTACAACACAGATAAAAATACAGGTGTTTTAAGAATGTACTACGTGTCTAAGTATAATTTAGCAAATAGATGTTTACAGAACTACTCATGCCAAAAAATTAATTCAACACAAGTTATTAACCTAGATGTTTAATTGTTTGTGTACGTGCATATATATGACATACATGAATATAGACGACCATAGTGCAATTGCTTCAGGATATAGATGCTATACAGTAAACTAGTAATAAACCGGCAGGCTATCAAATTacctgcctcctcctctcttccaaTCTGACACCACCATCAATCCGGCAAACCTCCAGGCCTTTCGTATCCAAATAATAAGCTATGAGGTCCAAGACTTTTGTCCATTGTGAAAATACTAGAACCTACAAACATACCAATTGAATTGTATTTCAGGCCTGAAGGATAAAAGCAATGAAACATGTGCTAGCATGTGGATGAATACAGAATACATTTAAAGGTATAAAGACAACATAACAGGATAACCATGAACCTTGTGTTTTCGTTTGAGTAGAGAATCCAGCAACCTGTTGAACAGCTGAAATTTGCCGCATTGCTCCAGAAGCTTACCAATAGGTGGGTAGAGGCCTGCAAGCAATAAAAGTCAGCAGCCAAGCACATATAGCAATGCAAATAGCACATGTTCAATGAGACACCTGTTGAGTCAAATGCAGCATTGAAAAGATCAGGATGGGCACAATTCTTCCTCATCTGAATCATTAGATTATTCAGCTTTGCCTTCATGCCAGGTCTCAACACTACAATGTATGAAAAACTTGTCATCTAAGAACTAGTAATTTACTTATGCACAGATCAGACTGTAACTATACAAGTGTACAGGTGCATACCAATATCTGCGCTCCCAAGCAAGTAGTCGTCGAATGTCTTCTCAATCAAATGAGTCTGGATTTGACGTTGATGTTCAGTCATGTTAGCGTAAATAATTATCTCTTTCTTCCTTGGAAGCATCTGTTCTACATCCTCCTTCATACGTCTTAAAAGGAATGGACGCAAAATGGCATGAAGCTTTGAAACAACAACTCTCTTGTTCTCATCAGTATCTTCCTGTTGTTCCTCGTCTCCTTTCCCAGAAAAATCAAACCTTTAAGAATTGCCGTCAGAACAATGGaggcaaaataaaacaaatatttgcATGGAGTATCTAAAAAGCAACTTGAAAGTCCTGAACAAAATCTATCAAACTAGTTTTTAATAACATGCcaatactatttttttttaaaatgccAATATTACTTTTACTTTATTCATCCAGAACAAACTTTAGAAAACATAACATATCAACAGCCAACACCATAAATAAGATACACAATTAAGTCTTCCAACATTTAAAGAGGAAATGATATAAAGCATGTTTGTTATCCCAGATACTTCTTCTCAATTTTTCAACAAGCAGCTGACATGCAGGGAGGTGGCAGCTCTGGTGCATGAGGACATCGGCCTAATCCCCCATTTTGTGAGTTTATGGGATTGAATGGTTATGCGTGTACCCTTCGAAACAGGGCATCACTGCCACCATATTATCCTCAGTAATGGGCAACATCGCCCTGCCAGGTTATACTACAATTATACCAGAGAATTTATGCTTTGGAACTGATGTCGCTACAGATTAATTCGAGCAATGCTATACGTACGACAGAATCATGTCCAGAACCATCGATCAAATCATTGTGTGGTTGGACATCGCGTCATACAGTCGCCCAACACTATTTCGTTGTATGCAGAGTACTTCCGGATTGATTCTAACAGATTTATTTGCATTGCTTCAACCACAATATACACTTTAAAGGCACTAATGTTCATTACTTCACAAATCCTGACAAATGTCGTCGACTAGAAAAACAACATATATGTGCTGTTTGATTCACAAATTGATTATCAATACAACAACTAGCAAACAGAAGAGCTATCTTTTCTGTAAGTCAGACAAATGTTACATTTCAATATTCAGGTAGCTAACAATTACTCATAATTATAATCCAGACAAGAAGACTATGAGAGAGCCACTACCTGATGAACACAGTGGCAGAGCCAAGATTTGGAGATTATGGGGAACAAACAAGTGAAACAATGCCAGAAAATTGATTAGAGGGGCCAAATCATACTAGTACTAATAAATTTCCTTCAATGCAAATGATTAACATGTATATGTGTATATACATGAGTGTATGGGGTGGCCCCTGCCTCCGCCACTGGATGGACACAAGCAGTCCTTCCAGTATATCAAGACTCTGAACAGAATGCCATGTATAGAAAGTACAGAAACTAAATAAGGTAAAGTGCGTGTGCAGATGTTTAACCCAGTGAGTCTTACCATGACTCAAACTCCTGATGGGATGAGAATATATCAGGCAAAATGAAGTTCAAGAGCGACCACAGCTCTGCAAGGTTATTCTGAAGAGGTGTCCCAGTTAAAAGTAGTTTATTATCCATTGGAATGTGCTTTAACTCACTCAATAATTTACACTTTGAATTTTTCAACCGATGCCCCTGGAAAATGAAGTATGGAACTGACACGTAAATATGAAGGGAACAAAGAGAAACATATAAGGACAATAATTCAGAGCATGTGGTATTCATCACCTCATCTACAATAACATACTGCCACTTATAATGAGAAAGAACTTTTCTTGCATCTGACATAGCTATCTCATATGAAGTGATTATTATCGGAAAATCAGGACCAGCAGTTTTGGGCATAAATTTTCTCCTTAGCTCTGCCCGAGTCACCTTGTCTCCATGATAAATCAGACCAGTTAGAGATGGAACAAACCTGAAATGGAATATCACAGCATAAGACAGAAGAATGAGCACAGTGAAAGAGAACTTTGGATACTTTACCTCGATATCTCATTCAACCAGTTCGACAGAGTGGACAGGGGAGCAATAACCATGTATGGACCATGCAGACCATTCCCTTTCAGATGGGCAAGAAACCCAATTGTCTGAATTGTTTTCCCAAGGCCCATCTGATCAGCTAGTATCCCATTTAGCCCATTTTGCCAGAGTGATATCAACCACTTAACACCCTTAATCTGGTAAGATTTTAACTTTCCACCAGTCATTAAAGGAACAAGCTTGGCTTGCTCTATTTCacacttttcttcttctgtgagAATACCATCATCAGCAGAACGATCTTCCTGTGATCTTGTAAGCATGGCTGCAACTGCTGTCTTTGCCTTTTTCTGAAAAACGATTCATTTTCAGAAATCATAAGCAATAAAAGTTAACATCAGGTTTAATCAATGAACATGAATTATTTATGATACTTTCCTATCTATCCTTATCTCTAATGATAAATCAAGTTATCCACTAATGAAAGATGAGCCATCTCCAGGATAATATTAAATAAATGTTCACAACTATCCACTAAGTAATTCCTTAGAACACCATTCTAATGCCTACAGCTGTAGCTATGCTGCAGAAGCTCTAGAATAACTCTTACTAATGGAAAGCTAATCAGGAAATTTGAAGAGTGAATAAGGATCAAACGGCCTCTCTAGAATTGTTCAAGCAGCAACGCATGTTCTAATCCAAAGTACATGAGCAGGTAATGCAGACTACACCATAGTACAGCAGTACAGCAATTGTTTATAACAAACAAGCCATCTGCATAATCTAGAAGACAACCAAAGAATACATATTTATGAAGCAGAGGATAATATATAAAATCTGAACTCACATCATTGTACTGTGGCTTAGAATTCGCTTTCCTCTTTCTGCCACGTCCTTTCTGCGGCTCTTCCACAGGTTCCTCTTCATCTTTAACTTCAACACCTTTCTGCTTAACATACAGGCAGTATCACCATTGTGAACAAAAGGAGGGAAAAGGATAACTAAACTAGCAATTATGGAACCAAAACAATGCTATCACACAGTAAGAGAAATGTACATCTGTGATCTGCTCCATCTTTTCCAGTAGAAATTCCGAAAAGAGCTGTGTCTGTGTCAGCAGCTCATCCAACTTGCTAAACCGTGCCTTCGGATCAAAAGCATGTTTTGCAGCTTCTTTCGTTTtggcctcctcttcttcctcttcttccttaagcCGGGCCTGATATAATTGTTCTTCCTCCTTTGACATCACCTCAGTAATGAAGGATGCATCACCGTTCTTGGCCTCGAGGTCAATAGGAAGAGAAGTACTAGCATCCAAATACTCATCAGcagtctcaactttgactgaTTGCAATAGCGCCTCTTCAGCATTCAGCGCCTGGACTATGGGATGCACCTCACCACCGTTGGCCTCGAACTTAACAGGCAGGGACGTGCTCGCATCCACAAAACGACTGGCTTTTTCATCCTTGGATTCGGACATTTtctacacacaaaaaaaatcagatcagACTAAAAGCAGGGACGGATCTACATGGTGTAGGTACACCCAGAATTTCTGGACTGCGAGGCGGAGGATCCAAACACGGCAGTTCTTCGAATCACCTCGTCCTCCAGAACGGAAATAGGAGAatcggcgtcggcgtcagtggtggcggcggcggcggattccATCTTTACCCCATTCTCCACAGCGACCACCATCTCTTCAAGCATAAGTGACCACCAGATTAAGCCCTAACGAAATGGCACCCAACTCAGCAACCATACATGAAACCCTAGACCCTAAGTAGCAAATCGAAACGCTATAGGTTGCAAGGaatcggcaaaaaaaaaatcacatgctCCTGAGATTCaaagaagcccaaacaaaagTCTATTCCTCGACAGGAGACAAAAAAcggaagaacaaacaaaaaaatactagTTCACCGAAGAAAAATCCGATCCCCTTTCCGGTGAGTGCAGCCGTGAACAAGAAAAAAGGTCGGGAATAATCGTACCTGTCAAGTTCCCTTCGCAAGAACAATGGAGAAATTAATCGGAAACAGAGAAAATGCTGGGGAAGCGAAGAAATGGCCAGGGGGTAGAGGAACAGGCGAGAGTGGccctaaatatttttagaaggcggcgcgggcgcccaggaggggagggagagTGTGGTTTGCAAGCGGGAAAGTGAGAGGAGATAGAGAAACTTAAGGGCCTTGCCAGTGGGAACCTTTTACGGAACTGCCACCAGGGTTATCTCTCCATGAGCAGGCCAGACCCACCAGGGGGGCATCTCGGTAATTTCGTGCCACTACGGCCATTCAAAATCTGTGTTCGTGCACGAGCTTGAGTTCTGAACTTGCAGAGATACAAGAACCGCGGTCTCAGCTGACATCGCAGGTCCACATATTgaggtcccacctgtcagcggaaCGCGGTGATTCTGGAAGATGtccaggtaaaaaaaaaaacggggAGGCATGGGCAAGGCTGCTGCCTCGATCCCTGCAGAGGTACGGAGCGATCCCGTAGATGCACCCGGTCCGCTGGGTTCTGTCGGGTCCTTCCCGTAGGTCTTGTGCTGGTCCACGGGGGAACCGGTCTACGTAGCTGGGAgggcgcagctggtgcggGCCTTGTGCTGCTAGAGTGGCAAGTCATTGGTTGGGCCAGCTGGGAACAACAACGGTGTGGAGGCGTTTAAATTGCTTTGCCTTTTTGTTCGCTTCGGTGGCTGCGTGCACGGTTATTTATTTTTCGACCGTTGGAAGGTCGTGGCAGGCCAGAAGGATTTTTTTCACGCGCACGGTTCGGGATCTACGGTAGATTTCCTAGCAGTACGTGACTTTTGCTTTGAGCGCGTATCAAACTTCCATAAGTTTGACTTTGAACAAAATTAGAAGTTCAGTTTGTATTATTAAGAGGCACAGTCAGAAAAAAACGGCCGCAAAATAGAACAGCAGAGCATCAGTCACGAAACCACGGAAAACCACGCAAAAGAAAGATTGTCAATTCTTTAACGTGATTTGCAACGGGATCCCCACCTGATAGAAAAAACCTCCTGCCTAGTCGCCACCCAGCGCCGATCCAATCTATCACATCTCCCGGCCAGCTGGCCGGGGAACGACGTCCCTTCTTCTACGTTTTGGTGGTACAATAGGTCTTCAAAAATTAGGTTTTGGTCAACCGGTAGCCGATctatggtggtgatggcggcATTGCGCGGGTCAAGAATAAGGTTTTCCCGACTCCTcgtccacctcgtcgacggcgaTCCTGCCGGTGGCGTTGAGGAGTGCGAGACGGTTGGTCGCTACTCTTCCGGAGTGATGGATTTGGTTTTGTGTTTGTACTTTGCAGGTCATCTGCGCGTATCGGTTTATTGGTTTCTTTTCCGATCGATGAGTCTCGGTCAGCTTCGACCTCATCATGGAGTTTGTGCGGTCAGGTCTTCTCGGATCCGTCTGGCCGGATCTGGGATGGTCATCCAACCCCCTTCGTCGTTCCTTCTCCGGGACGGTGGTCTTTTCCTGAGCACTGTCACTGGCGTCTTCTGGTTCCGACCGGCGACTTTTTGACTGCTACGTCAACAACGTTTTTCTGATTCCGACGTGATTTGGAGGTCCAGATGCAGCATCGAGCTTAACTCACGGCGTGCCACCGGCAAGTGCAGGAGGAAGATAATGGCGTTTACTTACAAGAACTTGcgtgtaattttcttttactttcaAGATGGTTCTATAAGGGTTGATTGATTTTATATGGCCTTGGCCTTgtcggaaaaaaaagaggcacTGTCGAAAAACAGTAGTTACTTCATCGGTTGGAATTTTTTCCACTGTTTCTTTTGCCGTGAATAACCTGCTGATTGTTGTTTCGTTTGTCAAAAAGAAGTCTTCATCTGGCTGGTTCAGTCTACGCAGATGATGTCAACATGGTTCAATCATACACACATTACTCGGAAGAAATCACGTTCAAAGCGAAAAtggtgaaaaaaataaatcatattCTTCTACGAAGGTGATTTTTTTCATCGAAAACGTCATGGAGATCATCATACATTCATACGGTACACTTCTACAAGAATGCTACAGCAACAACAGAGCTTATGCCTGACTGGTTTGAGGTGTGCTTCTAAAAGAACGGGGCACGCAGATAGAGCACGAGGTGACGACAGGTTTACCTCGTCAACTCAACTGCTGGGCCGGGGCATTGCGTTTGGTGGTCTTACCGCAGGACCGCCATATCCAGCCGGTAATCTGTTACCAGCAATACCAGGCTGGTTTGCCCTAGATGACACTGCACCCATGCGAGCAGCGATTATCGCATTCCGCTCCATCAGAAGCTTCTTTCTGGTCTTTTCAGTGTACTCTCTTGTTCGGAGGGCCACATGCTCGATATCGGCAAATAATGACATCTTCGCCTCTGTCTTCTGCAACTGCATGAAAATATGTAATTGAAGTTATAGCGGCACAGAACAAAGGAGGGATCATTTGGAGAGCAAAACATCTCCGCATTGTTCAACAGTTTTTGTGCTACCATCTTTTCAACCACCAGTGCAGCTAGCCGGCGTATTTGATCTTCCTCCTGCTCGGCAAGGAACTTAGCCTTGACAGCAGCGGCTGAAATGGCAGTAGCTGCTGCTCGTTTTAGCCTAGTTATGGAATCATTATGCTTGGCTGTCACTGTCGAGCCCTTCTCTGCATTGACGGGTATGTTTTCAGTACTGCTAGGTTCTGCAAGATAGAGCGATACCACAGATAAGGGGAAATCAGTTGATCAAGAACTGAACCACCAAAGGATTGGCCTATGAATGTGCTGATTGCTGAATTAATTTTCTAAACTCTGACGCTCCTTAAGACTATTTTCGAATGCATATAACTCATTTACTTTATTGTGGTCTCATATCACTTGGTATGTATTCTCCAATAACTCTTTAATGACCCTCATCAGGCCTTTCTGCCAGGAGACAGTTAGTATGTATTCTCCAATATTTAGGGAATACAGATGTATCAAACAATAATTATGTTTGGAAACTGAAAGatcaagaagagaagaaagaaatagaAGTCAATGCGGTTATCATCGAATTACAACTGAAGAAGGAAATGGAGACAAAATAACTACCTAAAAGTATTTCTTAATAAATTACTTAAGTTGATAAACACACAAATAGAATGGCTAAAGAACCTCGACCCTTTAGAATTTACACTCCCACATCCATATTTTGCTAGGTGTTAATTGCAATGGTATGTGTGGGGTTCACAGCACAGGAACAACAAACTACATATTTCCATAAACTCTTCGTTTATTcttatatgtgtgtgtgtcagATCTAAAAATTCGAGACTAAACAGGTCCGGCTCAAACTACTCAATCCGATGGCCTGGTAACAAACTATGGTGGAGATACAGGAATATGAAGAACCTTAGCCAACAATGCCAAAACAAAATGATTAGTACTTAAATGTACAATCAATGCATGTTGATGTTGCAACAAAGTCTTCTGGGCTAGTGAATAATGATAAGCTTTAATTACTTAGGGTATTACTTGAAATTGTATGCTTACTCTTTAGTGGTTTCATAGAGAGTGTCAGACTTTCAGTACATAAAGTATAGATGAAGTACCTTCCATCTTGCCATCTCCCAATGTTTGGCTTTTCTCATGTTCTTGTATGATAGTTGGGGTAGCAACTGCGTCTTCCGTCTTACTAAGCTCGATCTTGCCTTGTAAAGATGAATCATCATGTGGCTCCACCTCAGAACTTGGTTTGTCCTTTACCAGTTCAGGACTAGTTGTGCCCGTTGTACTTCCTGCAATAACCTCTGGAGGAGCTAACAAATCACATCCATTTGCATTATTTTGTGGAATAACTGAATCTTTAATGGAACTTAAAGAACCTTTGGTGGCGTCAGGTGCACTCTCATCCACCAGAGGAATCGCATCACCTGACCCCTTAGCATTATTGGATTTAGGCTCCACCGAGGGTGCTTCATCACAAGATACACCCTTGTTTTCTGATTCTTGGTGGTCTTCTGCTGAAATGGATGGAGTGTTTTGCTTTTCCACAGGCAAAGTATTCTCTTCCTTATCATCGATGTCCTTTTTCTCATTACCAGTTGAATCTACAATCATATCCTCATCTTTTGTTTGATCACCATCTTTATCTGTATTACTGAAAATTTCATAGATCTCATCAGTACAATCTTCCAATAGAATTTTCGCAAAGGTGCAAGCCTTCCGGGATATCTTACCTTACACTGACAAAAATATCTTTCAGATCACTCGGTGGATCTTCAAGTATATAACAGTGCCTACTTGCCAATTGGAGTGAAGGAGAATCCTCAGAAATAGCTTTTAGTGAACTACGGCAAGAAGTGGTAGCATTGTCATCTTCCACAAGACCAGCCAAAAATGCTGCCTGCACAAGACATGACCTCTGGGTAGAAAATACTGCATGATAAATAAAGATGTCCAAGCTAGCATATAAGACAGTGCTTACCAGTGTCATAACAGGATTTCCTGCATCAGCAAATGAACCTTGATCTCCAGGAAAGTAACCAACAGCCTCAAAAGCAGATTTGAGGATATCAATAGCATTGCATGGTGCATTTTCACCAGAAGTATTGATAGCAACATTTGATGCATTTTCACCAGAAGTATCAGGATTAACAGAATTTTCCTTCGCTTGCTCAGTATCACCAGATGTTTTAGGCTCGTCAGTGTTTGGAGATGTAACTGAATCTACACCACCTGAATTCTtggtatttttattttcaacgGCACTTCCATCTTCTGCTTCTGTTTCCGCATGATTGGTGTCTGTTTTCTCTGCAGGCTTCTCATCCTCGGTATCTTTTTGTTCAACTTTCTCTTCAACTTCCATTTTCTCAGGTACTTCAGCAGTGCCTTTTTCTGCCAAGGCTTGCTTTGTGCTTTCCTGGATATTTTGTTGAAGATCTTCACCACCGTGAAAGTGGTCCTCAATTCGCATTTGAAGAAAGTGTAACAT
This is a stretch of genomic DNA from Brachypodium distachyon strain Bd21 chromosome 1, Brachypodium_distachyon_v3.0, whole genome shotgun sequence. It encodes these proteins:
- the LOC100839770 gene encoding ATP-dependent DNA helicase DDM1, with the protein product MLEEMVVAVENGVKMESAAAATTDADADSPISVLEDEKMSESKDEKASRFVDASTSLPVKFEANGGEVHPIVQALNAEEALLQSVKVETADEYLDASTSLPIDLEAKNGDASFITEVMSKEEEQLYQARLKEEEEEEEAKTKEAAKHAFDPKARFSKLDELLTQTQLFSEFLLEKMEQITDKGVEVKDEEEPVEEPQKGRGRKRKANSKPQYNDKKAKTAVAAMLTRSQEDRSADDGILTEEEKCEIEQAKLVPLMTGGKLKSYQIKGVKWLISLWQNGLNGILADQMGLGKTIQTIGFLAHLKGNGLHGPYMVIAPLSTLSNWLNEISRFVPSLTGLIYHGDKVTRAELRRKFMPKTAGPDFPIIITSYEIAMSDARKVLSHYKWQYVIVDEGHRLKNSKCKLLSELKHIPMDNKLLLTGTPLQNNLAELWSLLNFILPDIFSSHQEFESWFDFSGKGDEEQQEDTDENKRVVVSKLHAILRPFLLRRMKEDVEQMLPRKKEIIIYANMTEHQRQIQTHLIEKTFDDYLLGSADIVLRPGMKAKLNNLMIQMRKNCAHPDLFNAAFDSTGLYPPIGKLLEQCGKFQLFNRLLDSLLKRKHKVLVFSQWTKVLDLIAYYLDTKGLEVCRIDGGVRLEERRRQIAEFNDLNSSLNVFILSTRAGGLGINLTSADTCILYDSDWNPQADLQAMDRCHRIGQTKPVHVYRLATSNSVEGRIIKKAFGKLKLEHVVIGKGQFQQDRAKPNALDEAELLALLRNEQDEEDRMIQTDISDEDLLKVMDRSDLTGPPGAVDATPLVPLKGPGWEVVVASKSGGGMLTALTS